TGCGCCCTACATCGGGCGACTCCCCTTGCCAGAAGCCAGCCCACATCAGGCGGGTGTACATGTCGCAGTCGGTGGAGTAAAAGGGGATTTGGGTGTCCCAGCCCCCGGTGGACAAGACGGAGGCAGTGTTGACGAGGGTCAAATGGTCGTAGGCGAAGAAGTGATGAGCCCACCTGGGAGCGGCGGGGGTTTTGAGGTACTGCATGACCGACAAAACGTTTGAGTAGAGAGTGGATGAAGGGTCACCGGGTGGTGAAAAGACGAGGAGGTCTTGATGGGACCAGAAGAAGTAGTCCCAGTTGCGGTTGAGAGCCGTCCTTTGGGGGTGGTTAGTCTCcgtgaggagagagaggaaagggggggcaTACCAGAGGTAAAAGTTTTGGAGTTGGGCAAAGGTCAACAGGGTGggtgtcttttttttttttttggtgctGTTTAGTATACCTCCCATTCTACGCAatcaaaagaaaagacagGAAACTGACAATGATGACATTCacccccaacatccccagCTGGGTATGATTCAAGTAAAACGGATTCTGCAACGTCAACCGCCCCTGCCTATTGCTAAACATGGTCCCGGTGTTTTCCACAACATAAATGCTGCTCGGTGGCCACCCTGCAGCGATGTAGCTCGTGACGCATTGCAACAACAGAGGCCAGTTCCGGGTGAACCCTATCAAGAGCGGCGCCTCCTCTTTCGATTGCCCTGTCGGCGGTTTGGGGACATGCTGCAACAGGAACTTCTTCGGCGGAGCCGGGTATTCAGACAACAAAGGGAACGGATCCGGTATGGGTGGTGACTCTTCAAGCTCAGGTTTGTACGGTGGCTTCGGGATTGGTGGTGCGTCGGGATCTGACCAGGTAAAAAACGAGGATTCAAGTGACGCGAGCGGGACTTGTTGGCGTTCTTCTATTGGCGGGGCTGATCGTCGTGATGATTGTTGATCCGGCCAGAGGATGTCAAAGTTTAGGGGAAacttgtggtggttgaggaaggagtaGGTGAACAGAACGCAAGAGACGGCAAAGAGGAGACGGTACCGGGAGCGGGAGGTCATGGCTTCTTCGGTGGTAGTGGTGCCACAGGATCTACAAAGGGAAGGCACGAGGGGACATGATGGAGGcaggtggggttggggagagatAACATCCAGTGGGTGATGTGTGATGAGGCAAGCGGTGAGCAAAAGATGGTTATTGATGGCTTGTCATATCACCAAGGCAACATTCCATTTGTTATCATGATTTCAGATCCATCTCAGCTAAACCAACGGTGGCCGCATTTCCCATCAACAACTGGTGGAAATATCCCCCTTGGAAACCGTGGATCTAGCCCGGCAGTTTGCCTGTGTTGTTATAGTGCCTGCATTAGTCTGAAACCCTGGTACACCCACGAGGTTACCTCGTTTCCTTCCTGGGTGGAAGTCTAGGCTCCGTGGCCTGGCCCGGGAAATCGGGACGGGACGAGCTCGCTTTAAGATGGGGGCGAGTGGTCGATCGTGAGGTGGAGCTAGTCGAGAACGGTGGGAGGGACGACGCTGGACGCGTAAGCTGTTCAGCGTTGGCCCAAAACCCAGCACTGTGTTATTCAGAGAATGGTTTTGCCCCAGCTTCATCACTGTTTACCTGTTGACGGCCACtccaagaggaggaggatacaCCTTCGATCTTGTGGtcactacctacctacccaaaGACCCTTCCCCCTGATCTCCAGATGCTCAACCATCACTCCACcttgcctttttcttttaccaACTAGAAACAGaatccatccccaccacggaaccccctccgccaaccgTCCCATTCGCTTCACCTTTCTATATCACCCGCCAAAAATGcacttcctctcccagcCTTCCCCCACAACCCGCGAAAAAGCTTATCTCAACCGACCATAGTCCAGACCAGGTTGCATCCAACCCCAGCCGGCACTTCAGACTTTAGCCGGTTCTCGTCCGGCTTGACATTTTAGCTCCCCTCACCAAAGAGACCAGTTTTTCCCCTGGTTTATATAGATAGGATAAATAGAGTGTCTGTGCGACACATGTCTTTTGATCAATGTCTGTAAACTCAACGTGAATCGGTCCTCTTCTCTCAACAACTCATCGCCAGTCAAACctacacaccaccaccaccaccaccaccaccactgcgtACACATGTAAAACATACAGGACAACATAAATATACACAAAATACATGGTgcttcctcccttcccttcatCTCCAATCTCACTCGCTTTCTTTTTGCGGTATACACAACAAGTAATGCAACAAAAATACAACACatgcagaaaaaaagaaaaattgGAAACGAACGAAAAGTAACAGGAACAGGAAATAAACAAGATTTCTACTCATCTTGTCAACAGTTGTTGCCACGCACAACACCAAGAATGCTATCCAGAACACCattctttccctttcccttcccctccctccttcccttcctcctaTTTACAAAAAAAGTTCCCAATACAACAGCAATAATAAATCTGTAGAATtaaaaaacaaacaagaacaacaaaaaaaaaaagcactGGTATATGCCTCCCCCAATCTCGCAATAATCCAAAcaaaacccctcctccacaaaccaCACAATAAGAAGAAAGCGTGGTAGTGTCTGTACTGAAAAGAAAGAATTGACcttgaaaaagaaaatccacaaaagaaacgaaaaaaaaaaaaaaaaaaaaaaaaaggtccTTGTCAAACGAAGAATcaagcacaccaccaccccttttATCTTTCCTACAATGCTTGCTCAtacccaccctctcctctgcATCATCAGATGATCCTCCTTCACAGCAATGTCCCCCAAAGCCAGAACCCGACAGGCAGCCTACTCCTCATCAACGCCCCCGAGCCCCACCACTCCCGCCTGCTGCTTGGCATTATCCTTACtactcttcttccccagcctCAGCAAGCTCAGCCGCTTCCTCACGCTCCCCCCCATAGTACTGCTGCTATTAGTGCTCTCCCTAGGCGTCTTTTCGCCGTTGCCATGCGGGGATTCAACCGCCGTAGCGGTACCACTCAGGCCACCCATGAAGCTGACCCCGGCCGAGTCCGTCACCCAGTCATTAttggttgtcgtcgtcgcggTTGTGAGATGGCTGCCCCCCGTGATACCACCtggtgagatggagaagCCGGCCCCGTCCATGCCGTTGGTCTGGACCGTAAGACTAGGCCGGGCGTCGTTCGAGGCTACAGTTTGGGTGCGAAAGCCCGAGATGAAGCTGCGGCGGTTttccttggtgttggcggcGCTGTCTTTGGGCGAGTCCTCTTGCACGTCACCGTTGATAGTGGGTAATGGTGGGGAGCCATCCTTGGAAAGCTCCTTCTTGCGGCCACCGAGGAAGCTTAGGCGGGCGCCGCGGCCTTGGCGGATCGATACCGGTCTGATGACGGCAGCCTCTTCTACTCCGGTGATAGCAGACATGCCGCTGATCGAGGGCTTGGAAAGGTGAGGGATACCGCCGACAGTCGACGGAGGGGAGCGCGgccatgttggtgagggcgTAGTGCTTGCCTCACGAACAGGCGGGGCAGCTGGCGTGAACAGTGCGATCTCTGTGGCATATGTCGTCTCAAAGTCTGCAGCAACAAATACCGTCAGCATGTATCTCCCAACAGTCAGTcgaaggaagggaagaacTTACACTTTTGAAGATCCTCAACATGTCGCGTGAGAACCTCAACACCAGTCTTTGAGAGAGTGGCCAAGCACCTCTTGAGCAAGATAGCATGATCAACCAACGCCATCTTGATGGCATTCTCCTGAGGGTTCAGCTCAGGCGGCTcatactcctcctcatccagctcgCTGTCCTTTGCAGGTGATTGTGCCCCGTGCCTGGTCATGCCGGGAATCAAGTCCCGGTAGCAAACCACGCTGCTCTCGGAATTTGGGTTGACGCTGATGCCCACAGCATCAAACAGCAGTTGCACAGCCTCGTCGCCCCCTTCGCCTTCTGATATCTTGCGCTCTAGAATAGACATCTCGGCCGTCTTTCGCACGATTCTCTCCAGAGCAGTCTCTCTGGCTGATAACCTGACCTCACGCACGGCAACAATCTCACTCCTCCTCAGAATCGTCGGGAATGGCTCCGCAGTCGTGTAGATAATCTTTTCGGCGCAGTGTTCCTCCACAGGCCCGGTGGTGTTCCTCCTGCTACTAACAGAAAACTCTTGAGGGTGAGCAGAGACAAGATAGTCCCTGATGATCTGCGGAACCCTGGCGCGCTGGAAGACATGATGCCCCAGGTCGCGGTGAGGACTCAGTGCGGAGACCACCAAGAACTGACCCTCCACATCGTCGATCTGGTCACTAAGCACAATCTGAGCAGATGGGTACATCTCTTGCATTCTGTCGGTAAACCCGGCAGTCCGTTCGGCAGGGGTGGCTTCAAAGACAAACTCCTTGTCGCGGACATTAGCCGGGAAGCCCAAGCCCTTGTAGATGACCTTGAAGTACTTGGGCACCAGCCTGTCGCTCTTGGCGATGGTCTCGTAaatgttggcgatggcccTTTCGGTGCGGGCAAGCTTGGCAAAGTCAAAGATGTTGGTCTCATACTGTTGCTGGAGCTCTTTGTATGCCGCCAACGCGCTACTCCATGCTTCGCCGTCCTCAAAGTGCTTGATCATGTCAAAGTAGATCCGCTCTTTTCTTTCAAAGTGAGTCTGCGCAGGGAACTCGGGGTCcggcagcggtggtgttgttcgAAGGGGGTCCCAGTCGTACAAATCGGCATGTAGCCTCAGCGCCAGGCCGGCTTCAGCGTGATTCCTCGCCTCGGCCTGCAGGTTCGCCAGTTGGTGCACGTAGCGGATGAatatctcctccttctgcaTATCCCTGAGGAATTCCATCAATCTCAAACGGTGGATGAGGTGTGATGCCTCGCCCGATCCATCACCACTGTGGACAGCAACCAGAAGATCCAAGAAGTCGTCCACCGTGCCCATAAGTTCTCTGATGGCCTGGTAGAGTGGCTCGTCTTTCAGCCTGCTCAATGGCTCAAACCGCTCTAGTAATTCTCCAACAAACAGCTTCTGCAAGATGCTCTCCGTCAGCGGCTTCTCCTTGAAATACACATCCAGACAGTCTATCATCTCCGTTTGTATGACGCTGAGGTCCTCGCTCAGAGTCCACTCGCTGACAATCATCGTCTGAAGCACCTCGACAGCCATGCGTCGCAGCCCCTCGTGGACACTCAAGCAAAGCTCAACAATGGGCCCAACCAATGTCGGCACGTACTGGACTTGATAACCGCCCATCTTGGAAAGACCGTAGCGAGCACGCTCCTCAAGGCTCGTCTCCCAGCCAATGGCCTCCCATGTCCTGCGGAGGAGCTCGGCACCGTGTTCCCGGACATCACCGGCAATCTTCCATACGGCCCGGCGCTTTTGCTCGGGAAATGTCTCGAGCGCAAGAGATGGGCTGCCGACCAGTTTGAGAAgcgtggtgaagaagagctTCCACAGCTCGGTGCTGAAGTTCTCGGCCTCATCAGGATGTGGTAAGAAGGACTCGAGCAGGATGCTGGCGAGGTACTGCAATGTCCGCATAGTTGACTTGTGGTGAAAGATGTGCACGCTGAGCCAGTTGGAAGGAAACGTCTCGCCCTGGAGGATACTCATGTGCACCCGCAGCGAGTTCTCCACCACGATATTGAGGTCGTCTTCTGCCAGCTCAAGTTGCATTCCACTTGGCGAAGTAGAAAGCGCCGACAAGACGGCAGATAGCTCGATAAGCGCCTCGtcaaacaccacctctccgGTGATCGCTTTGCTGGGGAAGGGGTATGAGGTGGGGAACAACAGAGATAGACGATCTTTTGGCTTCTTCGAAATAGCGTTGAGGGCGAGGTAGGACTGGATGATCTTGGGGATGTAGTCGGGAATTTCAGGGCCAAGGTGTTCAACCTGGCTGGCGAGGACGGAACAGCATAGCCGAACCTGATCCTTCCATTGCTCGGTAACCTCATCGGTGTACCCCCAGTGCGGTGCAATCCACCTGACGGTATTGGCGCTCAGGGCAGACCGCTGTTCTGGGTGAGAAAAGATGTCCAGCTTGGCatagttgatgatgagaacCAGCTTGTACAGGACAAGTTTGCCCTTGACCATGGAGCAAGAATCCATAAAGTCAATAGCAATATGGAGAATCTCTTCCGTGGTCAACAGTCCAGCCAGCTCTGGGAGCCAAGTGTGAAAATGCTGAACAGCAAGCGTCTGGCTTCCCACCAATACCGGTGCTGTACTCCGCATCATGGCATCGAGGGCCTTGAAGATGCTTCGAAGGTGGCGCGTGAACCCGGGGTTTGTACTGGTGATCCCAATGCcggcctccttgaccttttGCTGGCCGCGGGCATGCGTGATGAACTTGAGAATATGCCGTGCCACCTTGAAGGTAGCGCGCAGTTTCCTTGCCGTTTCTGGTTCAGTTGGCTTGGACAAAAGTCGAGTAAACGATCTGACCAGGCAAGGCGTCGCAAACGGATAGTTGAACTTGCTCTCAGCATACTGGTCGACCAACGGAGACAGGTTGAATCGTCGATCGTGTACAATGTCGAGCACCCTAACCAGCGCGGTGAAGACGAGGTCCTCATAGTCATCGTTACCAGAGTAGGCGACGAGAATTCCAAACAAGGCATCCAGAACATCGTTGAGCAACTTGACAACCTCAATCTCGGCCACAAAGATGAACTGCTTCAGAAGATCAGGAATTGCTTCCTGCGCAGAGTCCTTCCACCCCAGTAGTCTCAACATGATCTTGTCCTGGGAAAACCTTGTGCTGCAAAGATATGTCTCCACGCGAACCATGGCGATTGGGCCGGTCACTTCTGCCTGGTGCTCCTCCCTGCCCCTGAAAGCAAACGGCAGGCTGAGATACCCGCCCTTGCCCTGCGCATTTTGCTGTGCAGAGACGGTGTTTTCGTCCAACCGGTAGAGAACCAAAGAGTGAGAACCATCGTGGATGAAGGCTTGCTGATCCCATAGGGGCATGTATGCGACTGCAAAGGCGCTGTTGGGTGCATCCGCAAGCTGCATGACAACATGGGCTTGGTGCACATCCGCTGGCGCGATCACCAGCTTGATGGTTTGTTTCCATGGCTCCCCACGCTCGGCAGCAACCGTCTTCCAAGTGCTGATGCACTCGGTATTGGAAGACGGGAATATGCAATTGTCGATGCGCTCGCCTGAGTGCCTCCTCACTTCGAGTGTGAGCTGCAGATTGTTCCCGTGAATACTACTCGGAAGGGATGCCGGGCTGCCGCCATATCGAGACAATAGCGTTTGGCGGGTCAGGGCCGCCTCGTCGATTGTTAAATAGATGTCAGACCTCGGTTTTGTTGGCGCCCCTGAGAATCCcatcttgtttgttttgcAGATGCCCGCCAACACGGTGGGGGTGGCTTTGATGAGCACATCCGCATCCGGGTTATTGAAGGCACGCAAATGTACCTGGAGCCGCTCGGCTCTCCTCGACTTCTCATAAGAGCCGGGCTTGCTATCCAGGACCTCACGTATTACCGGGTCCCATTCCTCTCCGTCTCCACGCTCTGTCGCAAACCGGGCAGACGGGGCCCACAGGGTCACGATATGttccacctcatcctcctgctTCATGGTAGAGTTCAGCCTGAGCAAGCCAACACCCACTGTCCTGTCAGCAGTCTGGGTAACGTATCCGTCTACGGAAGACCGCCCGTTCTTGGAATTGGCTGTGCTCGGCGGATGGCCATCTCTGCTCTCGGCCCCTgctgtggtgggtgatgctATTTCCTCCGGCTGCTCAGATAGCGAATCAAGCTTATTGTTGCCTCTGGAGAATGCGGACCTTGTGCTCTTACCCGCCCACATCAAGCTCCGGCGCATTGACTTGTTCCCGGAAGACAATGGTGGTTTTGTTGGATCCTTGGAGAATTGTGGCAAGCTCTGCGACATCGAACCAGACCTAGAGCTAGGCTTAGCAGCAACCACCTGTTGCGGCGCGCGAATCTTGACAATGAGGAACAATTCGGAATCTATCGACGAAACATCTCCAATCTCAGCGGCAGTAAGATCAGCAAAAAGCGTCCGCATTTG
This window of the Podospora pseudoanserina strain CBS 124.78 chromosome 3, whole genome shotgun sequence genome carries:
- the DCK1 gene encoding Deoxycytidine kinase 1 (COG:T; EggNog:ENOG503NU1F), translating into MPWQPLPRIAFAVATYPFAASSPADLPLELGDELYIIEETPDGDWFRGYLVSPPSLLAGLTSVKGHTLEARVFSGIFPRSCVEVREVLGESDETDDNEADSEDGVATDPLYIGSDSAKGGLVPNGEKKRRKDRNRGLQKNGLLSVPVRRDPNAPRQPAPVPMLKIGDETPTSASEPLIDEIASCLREWHSTNLHELLLTRQYAKLDNLSQLIVTLNFSRQQFLHDVLTTWEYENLREKTVWDLVRVNKLCGGEVIVRDPHARGRVLTGDDSVVEITRLQSIMSLLDETPTPQIELTALHHLMVDIKGLAGASTEATTLVLYLATKTGGGKLTTISESYIVEMPGGGQMGQLTRNNQMRTLFADLTAAEIGDVSSIDSELFLIVKIRAPQQVVAAKPSSRSGSMSQSLPQFSKDPTKPPLSSGNKSMRRSLMWAGKSTRSAFSRGNNKLDSLSEQPEEIASPTTAGAESRDGHPPSTANSKNGRSSVDGYVTQTADRTVGVGLLRLNSTMKQEDEVEHIVTLWAPSARFATERGDGEEWDPVIREVLDSKPGSYEKSRRAERLQVHLRAFNNPDADVLIKATPTVLAGICKTNKMGFSGAPTKPRSDIYLTIDEAALTRQTLLSRYGGSPASLPSSIHGNNLQLTLEVRRHSGERIDNCIFPSSNTECISTWKTVAAERGEPWKQTIKLVIAPADVHQAHVVMQLADAPNSAFAVAYMPLWDQQAFIHDGSHSLVLYRLDENTVSAQQNAQGKGGYLSLPFAFRGREEHQAEVTGPIAMVRVETYLCSTRFSQDKIMLRLLGWKDSAQEAIPDLLKQFIFVAEIEVVKLLNDVLDALFGILVAYSGNDDYEDLVFTALVRVLDIVHDRRFNLSPLVDQYAESKFNYPFATPCLVRSFTRLLSKPTEPETARKLRATFKVARHILKFITHARGQQKVKEAGIGITSTNPGFTRHLRSIFKALDAMMRSTAPVLVGSQTLAVQHFHTWLPELAGLLTTEEILHIAIDFMDSCSMVKGKLVLYKLVLIINYAKLDIFSHPEQRSALSANTVRWIAPHWGYTDEVTEQWKDQVRLCCSVLASQVEHLGPEIPDYIPKIIQSYLALNAISKKPKDRLSLLFPTSYPFPSKAITGEVVFDEALIELSAVLSALSTSPSGMQLELAEDDLNIVVENSLRVHMSILQGETFPSNWLSVHIFHHKSTMRTLQYLASILLESFLPHPDEAENFSTELWKLFFTTLLKLVGSPSLALETFPEQKRRAVWKIAGDVREHGAELLRRTWEAIGWETSLEERARYGLSKMGGYQVQYVPTLVGPIVELCLSVHEGLRRMAVEVLQTMIVSEWTLSEDLSVIQTEMIDCLDVYFKEKPLTESILQKLFVGELLERFEPLSRLKDEPLYQAIRELMGTVDDFLDLLVAVHSGDGSGEASHLIHRLRLMEFLRDMQKEEIFIRYVHQLANLQAEARNHAEAGLALRLHADLYDWDPLRTTPPLPDPEFPAQTHFERKERIYFDMIKHFEDGEAWSSALAAYKELQQQYETNIFDFAKLARTERAIANIYETIAKSDRLVPKYFKVIYKGLGFPANVRDKEFVFEATPAERTAGFTDRMQEMYPSAQIVLSDQIDDVEGQFLVVSALSPHRDLGHHVFQRARVPQIIRDYLVSAHPQEFSVSSRRNTTGPVEEHCAEKIIYTTAEPFPTILRRSEIVAVREVRLSARETALERIVRKTAEMSILERKISEGEGGDEAVQLLFDAVGISVNPNSESSVVCYRDLIPGMTRHGAQSPAKDSELDEEEYEPPELNPQENAIKMALVDHAILLKRCLATLSKTGVEVLTRHVEDLQKYFETTYATEIALFTPAAPPVREASTTPSPTWPRSPPSTVGGIPHLSKPSISGMSAITGVEEAAVIRPVSIRQGRGARLSFLGGRKKELSKDGSPPLPTINGDVQEDSPKDSAANTKENRRSFISGFRTQTVASNDARPSLTVQTNGMDGAGFSISPGGITGGSHLTTATTTTNNDWVTDSAGVSFMGGLSGTATAVESPHGNGEKTPRESTNSSSTMGGSVRKRLSLLRLGKKSSKDNAKQQAGVVGLGGVDEE
- a CDS encoding hypothetical protein (EggNog:ENOG503P0QR), with translation MTSRSRYRLLFAVSCVLFTYSFLNHHKFPLNFDILWPDQQSSRRSAPPIEERQQVPLASLESSFFTWSDPDAPPIPKPPYKPELEESPPIPDPFPLLSEYPAPPKKFLLQHVPKPPTGQSKEEAPLLIGFTRNWPLLLQCVTSYIAAGWPPSSIYVVENTGTMFSNRQGRLTLQNPFYLNHTQLGMLGVNVIITPTLLTFAQLQNFYLWYAPPFLSLLTETNHPQRTALNRNWDYFFWSHQDLLVFSPPGDPSSTLYSNVLSVMQYLKTPAAPRWAHHFFAYDHLTLVNTASVLSTGGWDTQIPFYSTDCDMYTRLMWAGFWQGESPDVGRIFDVKTVVDDFAALLSLPGYQASFNGTVYEDPIELGEVMQDVKYNHSNDNSGRNTWQLRQRGGQDEPFYRDAVGFEVGTQMTIELGRKVFAEKWGHRGCDIALMEGIESGDAWRLERDWEEGDGEEDSW